The following are from one region of the Streptomyces changanensis genome:
- a CDS encoding single-stranded DNA-binding protein, with product MHDTLVTVVGNVATNVEYRETAGGGVARFRFAATTRRWDRERSAWADGPTSFYTVSAWRQLGVNLAASVTVGEPLVVHGRLRVREETAGAGEGQGQRRTFVDIDAVAVGHDLARGTAAFRRGGKRGPEQAMAGRSEPAPAEDPRLVRS from the coding sequence ATGCACGACACCCTGGTGACGGTCGTGGGGAACGTCGCGACGAACGTCGAGTACCGGGAGACCGCGGGCGGCGGGGTCGCGAGGTTCCGCTTCGCCGCCACGACCCGCCGGTGGGACCGGGAGCGGTCCGCGTGGGCGGACGGCCCCACCAGCTTCTACACGGTGAGCGCCTGGCGGCAGCTCGGCGTGAACCTCGCCGCGTCCGTGACGGTCGGTGAGCCCCTCGTGGTGCACGGCCGGTTGCGGGTGCGGGAGGAGACCGCGGGCGCCGGGGAGGGGCAGGGGCAGCGCAGGACGTTCGTGGACATCGACGCCGTCGCGGTGGGTCACGACCTCGCGCGGGGGACGGCCGCGTTCCGCCGCGGCGGGAAACGGGGGCCTGAACAGGCCATGGCGGGACGGAGCGAACCGGCCCCGGCGGAGGATCCACGGCTGGTGCGGAGTTGA
- a CDS encoding GTPase — MDQTWDDGLIARRASDRAVYEDPGMGVGMGVGMGVGMGVGAPPGSNGYPPVGGGYPGPLRERLAALRELLGLSATRLDPEDLAEAGRVLDEAAARRRLSASHTVVAIAGATGSGKSTLINALAGVPISESGLRRPTTAAPIACAWSEGAAGLLDRLAIPGRLRRRPLAGGDGDEALQGLVLVDLPDHDSALTAHRDQVDRILGLVDAVIWVVDPEKYADAALHERYLRPLAGHAEVTFVVLNQVDRLPGDAAHQVLDDLRRLLDEDGVALGEHGEPGATVLALSALTGEGVTELREMLGAFVQARTAAERRLSADVDAAAARLHPVYVGEGRPGLGERSQEDFGARLAVAVGATAAGEAAEREWRRNASRACGTPWLRLWRWYERLRTPAAHTGEPGEAEPPEEEPTARQRVEQAVRVVAEEAAHGLPAPWAQAVREAAVRGARDLPEVLDDLAARERETRGGGRPPRPAWWPVAVLVQASMTLLQIFGALWLAGQIAGLVEPGLTRPVLVMLGGIVGGPLVEWACAAAARGPARRYGNDTERRLREAAASCGRAKVLDPIAAELMRYREVREQYATVSGGRATGG; from the coding sequence GTGGACCAGACGTGGGACGACGGGCTGATCGCCCGGCGCGCCAGTGACCGGGCCGTGTACGAGGACCCCGGCATGGGCGTCGGCATGGGCGTCGGAATGGGTGTCGGCATGGGTGTCGGCGCACCACCCGGGTCGAACGGGTACCCGCCCGTCGGTGGCGGCTACCCGGGCCCCCTGCGCGAGCGCCTCGCCGCCCTGCGCGAACTGCTCGGCCTGTCCGCCACCCGCCTCGACCCCGAGGACCTCGCCGAAGCCGGCCGGGTCCTCGACGAGGCCGCCGCCCGCCGGCGACTCTCCGCCAGCCACACCGTCGTCGCCATCGCCGGTGCCACCGGCAGCGGCAAGTCGACCCTGATCAACGCGCTGGCCGGGGTGCCGATCTCCGAGAGCGGCCTCAGGCGCCCCACCACCGCCGCGCCCATCGCCTGCGCCTGGTCGGAGGGCGCGGCCGGCCTGCTGGACCGGCTCGCCATCCCCGGCCGGCTGCGGCGCCGCCCCCTGGCGGGCGGCGACGGCGACGAGGCCCTCCAGGGCCTGGTCCTCGTCGACCTGCCGGACCACGACTCCGCGCTCACCGCCCACCGCGACCAGGTCGACCGGATCCTCGGCCTCGTCGACGCGGTGATCTGGGTCGTCGACCCCGAGAAGTACGCGGACGCCGCCCTCCACGAGCGGTACCTGCGGCCGCTGGCCGGGCACGCCGAGGTCACCTTCGTCGTGCTCAACCAGGTCGACCGGCTCCCCGGCGACGCCGCCCACCAGGTCCTCGACGACCTGCGCCGCCTCCTCGACGAGGACGGCGTGGCCCTCGGCGAGCACGGGGAACCCGGCGCCACGGTGCTCGCCCTGTCCGCGCTGACCGGCGAGGGCGTCACCGAACTGCGCGAGATGCTCGGCGCCTTCGTGCAGGCCCGCACCGCCGCCGAACGGCGCCTCTCCGCCGACGTCGACGCGGCGGCCGCCCGCCTCCACCCCGTGTACGTCGGCGAGGGGCGGCCGGGCCTCGGCGAGCGGTCCCAGGAGGACTTCGGCGCCCGGCTCGCCGTCGCGGTCGGCGCCACCGCCGCCGGCGAGGCCGCGGAACGCGAGTGGCGGCGCAACGCCTCACGTGCCTGCGGCACCCCCTGGCTGCGCCTGTGGCGCTGGTACGAACGGCTGCGCACGCCCGCCGCCCACACGGGCGAGCCGGGCGAGGCGGAGCCGCCGGAGGAGGAGCCGACGGCACGTCAGCGCGTCGAGCAGGCCGTCCGCGTCGTCGCGGAGGAGGCCGCGCACGGGCTGCCCGCGCCCTGGGCGCAGGCGGTGCGGGAGGCGGCGGTGCGCGGGGCTCGGGACCTGCCCGAGGTGCTGGACGACCTGGCCGCCCGGGAACGCGAGACGCGCGGCGGCGGGCGTCCGCCCCGCCCCGCCTGGTGGCCGGTGGCCGTGCTGGTCCAGGCGTCGATGACGCTGCTCCAGATCTTCGGCGCGCTGTGGCTGGCCGGGCAGATCGCCGGCCTGGTGGAGCCCGGTCTCACCCGGCCGGTGCTGGTCATGCTCGGCGGGATCGTCGGCGGTCCGCTCGTCGAGTGGGCCTGCGCGGCGGCGGCCCGCGGTCCGGCGCGCCGGTACGGGAACGACACGGAGCGGCGGCTCCGCGAGGCGGCCGCGTCCTGCGGCCGGGCGAAGGTCCTCGACCCGATCGCCGCCGAGCTGATGCGCTACCGGGAGGTGCGCGAGCAGTACGCGACCGTCTCCGGCGGCCGCGCCACGGGCGGGTGA
- a CDS encoding dynamin family protein — translation MDVRPQLLDALSALRDSVAAVRLPLPIPGAPRARQTRTELLAQLDDYLVPRLREPEAPLLAVIGGSTGAGKSTLLNSLVGRRLSEAGVLRPTTRTPVLVCHPDDHHWFSGPRVLPRLTRVWGAGTEDDDEDDGGPALRVETADTLPRGLALLDAPDIDSLVVEGRELAAELMCAADIWVMVTTASRYADAVPWHLLRTAKEYDATLVTVLDRVPHQVIGEVSRQYEALLVRAGLGAVPRFTVPELPESAGGGSGLLPDTAVAPLRAWLAHRAQDPAARQQTVGRTAGGVVASLRMRVPELAGAVAAQCAAAVRLAGAVETAYAREGERVRGELARGAVLAGDARTRWRAHPKDCTATELLDALTGSFGALLHCAVAAADERVREAWRREPAAAALGDPLPAGLDREAAERVGMAVRRWRRVLEELAEDEVRRTDRPTVPDPDTVGALLAAALLGGRRARGAGEQLAELLGAQGTLRLRDRADDLITTYIDRVLHEERDRRLAPLDALGVTPQPQAELIAALSLLQKER, via the coding sequence TTGGATGTACGGCCTCAGCTCCTCGACGCACTCTCCGCTCTGCGCGACAGTGTCGCCGCCGTGCGTCTCCCGCTGCCGATCCCAGGAGCTCCCCGGGCCCGGCAGACGAGGACCGAGCTGCTCGCGCAGCTCGACGACTACCTGGTGCCACGGTTGAGAGAGCCCGAAGCACCGCTGCTCGCCGTCATCGGCGGATCGACGGGAGCCGGCAAGTCCACGCTCCTCAACTCCCTTGTGGGGCGCCGCCTCAGCGAGGCCGGCGTGCTCAGACCCACCACCCGCACCCCCGTCCTGGTCTGCCACCCGGACGACCACCACTGGTTCTCCGGGCCGCGCGTCCTGCCCCGGCTGACCCGCGTCTGGGGCGCCGGTACCGAGGACGACGACGAGGACGACGGCGGCCCCGCCCTGCGCGTGGAGACCGCCGACACCCTCCCCCGCGGACTGGCCCTGCTCGACGCGCCCGACATCGACTCCCTCGTCGTCGAGGGCCGCGAACTCGCCGCCGAGCTGATGTGCGCCGCCGACATCTGGGTGATGGTCACGACCGCGTCCCGCTACGCCGACGCGGTCCCCTGGCACCTGCTCCGCACCGCCAAGGAGTACGACGCCACCCTCGTCACCGTCCTGGACCGGGTACCGCACCAGGTCATCGGCGAGGTCTCCCGCCAGTACGAGGCGCTCCTCGTGCGCGCCGGCCTCGGCGCCGTACCCCGCTTCACCGTCCCCGAGCTCCCCGAGTCCGCCGGCGGCGGCAGCGGCCTGCTGCCCGACACCGCCGTGGCCCCCCTGCGCGCCTGGCTCGCCCACCGGGCGCAGGACCCGGCCGCCCGCCAGCAGACCGTCGGCCGCACCGCCGGCGGCGTCGTCGCGTCGCTGCGCATGCGCGTGCCGGAGCTCGCCGGCGCCGTCGCCGCCCAGTGCGCCGCCGCCGTCCGGCTGGCCGGCGCCGTCGAGACGGCGTACGCCCGCGAAGGCGAGCGGGTCCGCGGCGAGCTGGCGCGCGGCGCCGTCCTCGCCGGCGACGCCCGCACCCGCTGGCGCGCCCACCCCAAGGACTGCACCGCCACCGAGCTGCTCGACGCCCTGACCGGCTCCTTCGGCGCCCTCCTCCACTGCGCCGTCGCCGCAGCCGACGAGCGGGTACGGGAGGCGTGGCGGCGCGAACCGGCCGCCGCGGCGCTCGGCGACCCCCTCCCCGCCGGCCTCGACCGCGAGGCCGCGGAACGGGTCGGCATGGCCGTCCGCCGCTGGCGGCGCGTCCTGGAGGAGCTCGCCGAGGACGAGGTGCGGCGCACCGACCGCCCCACCGTGCCCGACCCCGACACCGTCGGCGCCCTGCTCGCCGCCGCGCTCCTCGGCGGGCGCCGGGCGCGCGGCGCGGGCGAGCAGCTCGCGGAGCTCCTCGGTGCCCAGGGCACCCTCCGCCTCCGCGACCGGGCCGACGACCTGATCACCACCTACATCGACCGCGTCCTGCACGAGGAGCGGGACCGCCGCCTGGCACCGCTGGACGCGCTCGGCGTCACCCCGCAACCGCAGGCCGAGCTCATCGCCGCGTTGTCCCTACTGCAGAAGGAGAGGTGA
- a CDS encoding tyrosine-type recombinase/integrase gives METTYDVKVYKILTYKGARKNTYTVRWVVAGKRWREPFGTVALAEGFRSELIRATGKGEAFVVATGLPVSHSSKSAAMSWYSFAVEYVDARWHQLGGNSRKSVAKTLTATTIALLRAKPTQFTPAAVRTALREWAFNTNRRPDAPRDVVAVLRWVERNSLPVSAWEEPERLDQVLRAVDTRLDGTQAAAWSRKRNRRILNVVMKYAVRRRVLRVNPLPKGKESTTAMRTTNTVDKRSLLNPEQAAAILDWIRHRPRGGRRLHAFFATLYYCGLRPEEAVAMRVEDVTLPGPDAEDQWCELLIHAATPEVGKQWTDTGEAHERRDLKGRAQGETRTVPGHPALTRILGQHLRDERLRPGDLLFQGESGGILAGSVIRRAWRAARKAVLPPHVFASPTGRRVYDNRHTRLTKWLNDGIPPAQVAEWAGNSVAVLLATYARCVDGQLPDLKRRLEAAGDLPEASGAG, from the coding sequence ATGGAGACGACGTACGACGTCAAGGTCTACAAGATCCTCACGTACAAGGGCGCCCGGAAGAACACCTACACGGTGCGCTGGGTGGTCGCGGGGAAGCGCTGGCGTGAGCCCTTTGGCACGGTCGCCCTCGCCGAAGGTTTCCGCTCCGAGCTCATCCGGGCCACGGGCAAGGGCGAGGCGTTCGTCGTCGCCACCGGTCTCCCGGTGTCCCACAGCTCCAAGTCGGCTGCCATGAGCTGGTACAGCTTCGCCGTCGAGTACGTGGACGCCCGCTGGCACCAGCTCGGCGGCAACAGCCGCAAGAGCGTCGCCAAGACCCTGACCGCGACGACCATCGCACTGCTGCGGGCCAAGCCCACCCAGTTCACGCCTGCGGCCGTGCGCACCGCCCTGAGGGAATGGGCGTTCAACACCAACCGGCGTCCGGACGCGCCGCGGGACGTGGTGGCCGTCCTCAGGTGGGTCGAGCGGAACTCCCTGCCCGTCTCGGCCTGGGAGGAGCCGGAGAGGCTGGACCAGGTCCTGCGTGCCGTCGACACCCGCCTCGACGGCACGCAGGCGGCGGCCTGGTCCCGTAAGCGCAACCGCCGGATCCTCAACGTCGTCATGAAGTACGCCGTCCGGCGGCGCGTCCTTCGGGTCAACCCCCTGCCCAAGGGCAAGGAGTCGACGACCGCCATGAGGACCACGAACACCGTCGACAAGCGGTCCCTGCTGAACCCCGAGCAGGCGGCGGCGATCCTTGACTGGATACGGCACCGGCCGCGCGGTGGCAGGCGGCTCCACGCCTTCTTCGCGACGCTGTACTACTGCGGTCTGCGACCTGAAGAAGCCGTGGCCATGCGGGTGGAGGACGTCACGCTGCCCGGGCCCGACGCCGAGGACCAGTGGTGCGAACTGCTGATCCATGCGGCGACCCCGGAGGTCGGGAAGCAGTGGACGGACACGGGGGAGGCCCACGAACGGCGTGACCTGAAGGGCCGTGCGCAGGGCGAGACGCGCACCGTGCCGGGGCACCCGGCCCTCACCCGCATCCTGGGGCAGCATCTCCGGGACGAGCGGCTGCGGCCGGGGGATCTGCTGTTCCAGGGGGAGTCGGGCGGCATCCTCGCCGGGTCGGTCATCCGCCGGGCGTGGCGCGCTGCGCGCAAGGCCGTGCTGCCGCCCCACGTCTTCGCGTCGCCGACCGGGCGGCGCGTGTACGACAACCGGCACACGCGCCTGACCAAGTGGCTCAACGACGGCATCCCACCCGCCCAGGTGGCGGAGTGGGCCGGGAACAGCGTGGCCGTGCTCCTCGCCACGTACGCCCGGTGCGTCGACGGTCAGCTTCCCGATCTGAAGCGGCGGCTCGAAGCCGCGGGCGACCTGCCCGAGGCGTCCGGCGCCGGCTGA
- a CDS encoding helix-turn-helix transcriptional regulator, producing MTTAVRSRGMLTLAEVCEELAISRSTFYDWRAKRRAPRCIKLPNGDLRIRRSDLEHWLDDREDAV from the coding sequence ATGACCACGGCCGTCCGCTCACGCGGCATGCTCACCCTCGCGGAGGTCTGCGAGGAACTGGCCATCTCGCGCTCGACCTTCTACGACTGGCGGGCCAAGCGCCGTGCGCCGCGCTGCATCAAGCTCCCGAACGGGGACCTCCGGATCCGGCGGAGCGACCTCGAACACTGGCTCGACGACCGTGAGGACGCCGTCTGA
- the repSA gene encoding replication initiator protein RepSA, producing MAHRASSATPSAPAPQALLDPITLGDVLRVASAPDYARWEDQIRRTGGCSDPIHLTGWVLHKDKTSGETLHHYSTAHEPGGRLRLACGNRRASRCPSCAWTYAGDTYHLIRAGLVGDARRDVPDTVRDHPRVFATLTAPSFGRVHNRPAHGTCRCGVRHAPDASELGTALDPETYDYAGAVLFNNHAGQLWQRFTTRLRRELAARAGLTRRGLAAHLRVSYGKVAEFQKRGALHFHAVVRLDGPAGPATPPPAWATAGLLTDALRAAAAHGYTSVSVPAAGDQPTRTFRWGRQLDVRPVKAFGDGSDITEQAVASYVAKYATKAAENTGTLDRRIGELAELDRHQVPDHARCLITACRDLDRLYPDRRLWAWAHMLGFRGHFSSKSRAYSTTLGVLRQARADHRAAQEASALGLGDREPDTVLVLADWQYAGHGHTPGEAALAATIARSLRTNRETTREALLDEGSRA from the coding sequence ATGGCCCACCGCGCCTCATCCGCGACACCGAGTGCGCCCGCGCCACAGGCACTGCTCGACCCGATCACCCTCGGAGACGTGCTCCGGGTGGCCTCTGCCCCCGACTACGCACGCTGGGAGGACCAGATCCGCCGCACCGGCGGATGCTCCGACCCGATCCACCTCACCGGCTGGGTCCTCCACAAGGACAAGACCAGCGGCGAGACCCTGCACCACTACTCCACCGCGCACGAGCCGGGTGGACGCCTCCGTCTCGCCTGCGGGAACCGCCGCGCGTCCCGCTGCCCGTCCTGCGCCTGGACCTACGCGGGCGACACCTACCACCTGATCCGCGCCGGTCTGGTCGGGGACGCCCGCCGAGATGTCCCCGACACCGTCCGGGACCACCCGCGCGTCTTCGCCACTCTCACGGCCCCGTCGTTCGGCCGGGTCCACAATCGGCCGGCCCACGGCACCTGCCGCTGCGGCGTCCGGCACGCGCCCGACGCCTCGGAGCTGGGCACCGCCCTCGACCCGGAAACCTATGACTACGCGGGCGCCGTCCTGTTCAACAACCACGCCGGGCAGCTCTGGCAGCGCTTCACCACGCGGCTCCGCCGCGAACTCGCCGCCCGCGCCGGGCTGACCCGCCGGGGACTCGCCGCACACCTGCGGGTCTCGTACGGCAAGGTCGCCGAGTTCCAGAAGCGCGGGGCCCTGCACTTCCACGCCGTCGTACGCCTCGACGGACCGGCGGGGCCCGCAACGCCGCCGCCCGCCTGGGCCACGGCCGGCCTCCTCACGGACGCGCTACGCGCCGCCGCCGCGCACGGGTACACGTCGGTCTCCGTCCCGGCCGCAGGCGACCAGCCGACGCGGACCTTCCGCTGGGGGCGGCAACTCGACGTCCGACCGGTCAAGGCCTTCGGTGACGGCTCCGACATCACCGAACAGGCCGTCGCCTCGTATGTCGCCAAGTACGCCACCAAGGCCGCCGAGAACACCGGCACCCTGGACCGCCGCATCGGGGAACTCGCCGAACTCGACCGGCACCAAGTCCCCGACCACGCCCGCTGCCTGATCACGGCGTGCCGCGACCTGGACCGCCTCTACCCCGACCGGCGCCTCTGGGCCTGGGCGCACATGCTCGGATTCCGCGGTCACTTCTCGTCCAAGTCGCGCGCCTACTCCACCACCCTCGGCGTCCTCCGCCAGGCACGCGCGGACCACCGCGCCGCCCAGGAAGCCTCCGCCCTCGGCCTCGGCGACCGCGAGCCGGACACCGTCCTGGTCCTGGCTGACTGGCAGTACGCCGGCCACGGCCACACGCCGGGTGAAGCCGCCCTCGCCGCCACCATCGCCCGCAGCCTCCGGACCAACCGCGAGACCACCCGCGAAGCCCTCCTGGACGAGGGGAGCAGGGCATGA
- a CDS encoding mobile element transfer protein encodes MPARDFFHSLMRIGPVQIGTHRDRNGQTKHAAVCGSDGCGWSADYSSRSAAQLAARTHRCKVR; translated from the coding sequence ATGCCCGCCCGTGACTTCTTCCACTCCCTGATGCGGATCGGCCCCGTGCAGATCGGCACCCACCGCGACCGCAACGGCCAGACCAAGCACGCCGCCGTGTGCGGCTCCGACGGCTGCGGCTGGTCCGCCGACTACTCCAGCCGGTCCGCCGCCCAGCTCGCCGCCCGCACCCACCGCTGCAAGGTCCGCTAG
- a CDS encoding DUF2637 domain-containing protein: MTTRSRVDAVLVQAVIAGALSFAHLHDLAAAAGQDGWKAWAYPVSVDLLLVAAWRRLRTDGPSRLAWCWFLIALVASLGANVATAGLLDLGDVPAWLRILVAAWPALAFMGGTLLAHAPADRASVKPTPSTPDPAPAGNSEPAADQPATAEPAPAPESAALGPEELPLLPAAAPLPASPAVPVPAALVDHARKVATDHEERTGAPIDVETLRARLGVPPQLAHAIAARLA, from the coding sequence GTGACGACCCGCTCCCGCGTGGACGCCGTGCTCGTCCAGGCGGTCATCGCCGGAGCGCTGTCCTTCGCCCACCTGCACGACCTCGCCGCCGCTGCCGGACAGGACGGCTGGAAGGCCTGGGCGTATCCCGTCTCGGTGGACCTGCTCCTGGTCGCCGCCTGGCGTCGGCTGCGCACCGACGGGCCGTCCCGGCTGGCCTGGTGCTGGTTCCTCATCGCCCTGGTCGCCTCCCTCGGCGCCAATGTCGCCACCGCCGGGCTCCTCGACCTGGGCGACGTCCCGGCCTGGCTGCGCATCCTCGTCGCGGCCTGGCCCGCCCTGGCCTTCATGGGCGGCACCCTCCTCGCCCACGCACCCGCGGACCGGGCCTCGGTTAAGCCGACACCGTCAACCCCGGACCCGGCGCCCGCGGGCAACTCCGAGCCGGCCGCCGACCAACCCGCCACCGCCGAGCCGGCCCCGGCACCCGAGTCCGCGGCCCTAGGCCCCGAGGAACTGCCCCTCCTGCCCGCCGCCGCGCCGCTCCCGGCTTCCCCGGCGGTGCCGGTGCCGGCCGCGTTGGTCGACCACGCGCGGAAGGTCGCCACCGACCACGAGGAAAGGACCGGCGCTCCCATCGACGTCGAGACCCTGCGCGCCCGCCTCGGCGTCCCGCCCCAGCTGGCCCACGCCATCGCCGCCCGACTCGCCTGA
- a CDS encoding FtsK/SpoIIIE domain-containing protein: MTWPTVLLLLVVVATAGLLRWRRPAWYWLTFGVTLAVLRVLFRYASVMDSCGLTVPPPRWRLALARMTNRIAPDSRPPRILRLRPTRTGLVLRLRLRPGQDAFDVAAASDRLRHSFGMYGVTSRELRSGVVELRMTGYDVLKRVQMPARLEPRPMRVPVALRADGSVHYRDYRAVPHGLTLGATESGKSVYQRNLVAGLAPQHVALVGIDCKQGVELFPLARRFSALADNPDTALELLEVLVTHMQEVYQLIRAEQRISVAVPDAEIAADIWDLPEDRRPVPVVVLVDEVAELALYASKEEEKRRDRIITALVRLAQLGRAAGIYLEICGQRFGSELGKGITMLRAQLTGRTAHRVNDETSANMAFGDIAPDAVLAAIQIPAETRGLAISGDSSGGWHRIRAPHTSLRQAVNLCNKYADRTPDVPALAPFRPAVASLSSARVPLSKTATATATA; the protein is encoded by the coding sequence GTGACGTGGCCGACGGTGTTGTTACTGCTGGTGGTCGTCGCTACCGCGGGTCTCCTGCGGTGGCGGCGTCCCGCCTGGTACTGGCTGACCTTCGGGGTCACCCTCGCCGTCCTGCGGGTTCTCTTCCGTTACGCCTCGGTCATGGACTCCTGCGGTCTGACGGTCCCGCCGCCCCGCTGGCGCTTGGCCCTGGCCCGGATGACGAACCGGATCGCGCCGGACTCACGCCCGCCGCGCATCCTGCGGCTGCGGCCCACCCGCACCGGGCTGGTCCTCCGGCTCAGGCTCCGTCCGGGGCAGGACGCCTTCGATGTCGCCGCCGCCTCGGACCGGCTGCGTCACTCGTTCGGCATGTACGGCGTGACCTCCCGCGAGCTGCGTTCCGGCGTGGTCGAGCTGCGGATGACCGGCTACGACGTGCTCAAGCGGGTGCAGATGCCCGCCCGGCTCGAACCCCGCCCGATGCGCGTCCCGGTCGCCCTCCGGGCGGACGGCTCCGTCCACTACCGCGACTACCGCGCCGTTCCGCACGGCCTGACCCTGGGGGCGACCGAGTCCGGCAAGTCCGTCTACCAGCGGAACCTCGTCGCCGGCCTCGCCCCTCAGCATGTCGCCCTGGTCGGCATCGACTGCAAGCAAGGCGTGGAGCTGTTCCCGCTGGCACGCCGGTTCTCCGCGCTCGCCGACAACCCGGACACCGCCCTGGAACTGTTGGAAGTGCTCGTCACGCACATGCAGGAGGTGTACCAGCTCATCCGTGCCGAGCAGCGGATCAGTGTCGCTGTGCCTGATGCGGAAATCGCCGCCGACATCTGGGACCTGCCCGAAGACCGCCGTCCGGTGCCGGTGGTGGTCCTGGTCGACGAGGTCGCCGAACTCGCCCTGTACGCCTCCAAGGAGGAAGAGAAGCGCCGGGACCGCATCATCACCGCCCTGGTCCGCCTCGCCCAGCTCGGCCGTGCCGCCGGCATCTACCTGGAGATCTGCGGGCAGCGCTTCGGCTCCGAACTCGGCAAGGGCATCACCATGCTCCGCGCCCAGCTCACCGGCCGCACCGCCCACCGCGTCAACGACGAGACCAGCGCGAACATGGCCTTCGGCGACATCGCCCCGGACGCCGTCCTGGCCGCCATCCAGATCCCCGCCGAGACCCGCGGGCTCGCCATCTCCGGGGACTCCTCCGGCGGCTGGCACCGCATCCGCGCCCCGCACACCTCACTGCGCCAGGCCGTGAACCTCTGCAACAAGTACGCCGACCGCACCCCCGACGTGCCCGCCCTCGCGCCCTTCCGGCCTGCGGTCGCCTCGCTGTCGTCGGCGCGGGTGCCGCTGTCCAAGACGGCTACCGCCACCGCCACCGCCTGA
- a CDS encoding SCO3933 family regulatory protein: MRQIPVDTSNAVVMVAKAPQPKVKDRRTGEIALDAETGAKLMTVDVMFAANNEVEILSLTVPETGVSEELAMGIPVALTGLIARPWENEFNGQKRHGIAFRAVAVTSLAATGAASKAA, encoded by the coding sequence ATGCGTCAGATCCCCGTCGACACCTCCAACGCCGTCGTGATGGTCGCCAAGGCCCCGCAGCCCAAGGTGAAGGACCGCCGGACCGGCGAGATCGCCTTGGACGCCGAGACCGGCGCGAAGCTGATGACCGTGGACGTGATGTTCGCGGCGAACAACGAGGTGGAGATCCTCTCCCTCACCGTTCCCGAGACCGGCGTCTCCGAGGAGCTGGCCATGGGTATCCCGGTCGCGCTCACGGGCCTGATCGCGCGGCCGTGGGAGAACGAGTTCAACGGCCAGAAGCGGCACGGGATCGCCTTCCGCGCGGTCGCGGTGACCTCGCTGGCCGCCACGGGCGCGGCCTCGAAGGCGGCCTGA
- a CDS encoding GntR family transcriptional regulator, producing the protein MGTAVGGERAVPRYVQIADEIVQQIRAGVLKPGDMVPSESELVDRYGVSGGTIRKAMAEVRASGLVETRHGKGSIVKDRPPVRHRSSDRFRRSHRRGGKAAYLAESAQSGATAKVSVLFIGPMEAPEDAARRLGVDVGAQVLARRRLYFRNGTPVETATSYLPWDVVKEIPELFAENPGGGGIYARLEDQGHEFAEFVETLQARPASKAEASELALSPGSAVVHLVREARTTEGRVVEVCDTLMAADQFVFEYRIPAVD; encoded by the coding sequence ATGGGAACCGCAGTAGGAGGTGAGAGGGCCGTACCTCGGTACGTGCAGATCGCCGACGAGATCGTGCAGCAAATCCGGGCCGGGGTCCTCAAGCCCGGTGACATGGTGCCGAGTGAGTCCGAGCTGGTCGACCGCTACGGGGTCTCGGGCGGCACGATCCGCAAGGCAATGGCCGAGGTGCGCGCGAGCGGGCTGGTGGAGACCCGGCACGGCAAGGGCTCGATCGTGAAGGACCGGCCGCCGGTGCGGCACCGCTCCTCCGACCGCTTCCGCCGCTCGCACCGGCGTGGCGGCAAGGCCGCCTATCTCGCAGAGTCGGCGCAGTCCGGCGCCACCGCCAAGGTCAGTGTCCTGTTCATCGGGCCCATGGAGGCGCCCGAGGACGCCGCCCGGCGTCTGGGCGTCGACGTCGGCGCTCAGGTTCTCGCCCGGCGTCGCCTCTACTTCCGCAACGGCACTCCGGTGGAGACCGCAACTTCCTACCTCCCGTGGGACGTGGTGAAGGAGATCCCGGAGCTGTTCGCCGAGAACCCTGGCGGCGGTGGCATCTACGCCCGACTCGAAGACCAGGGGCATGAGTTCGCGGAGTTCGTCGAGACGCTCCAGGCGCGTCCGGCCTCCAAGGCGGAGGCGTCCGAGCTCGCACTCAGCCCCGGTTCCGCGGTGGTCCATCTGGTCCGTGAGGCTCGCACGACCGAGGGGCGTGTGGTCGAGGTCTGCGACACGCTCATGGCTGCTGACCAGTTCGTTTTCGAGTACCGCATCCCCGCCGTCGACTGA
- a CDS encoding NUDIX hydrolase, which translates to MLLYMSESQGATSVPLHSVSVAGVVVREDGRLLAIRRADNGTWELPGGVLELDETPEAGVVREVLEETGIHVEVDELTGVYKNTTRGIVALVFRCKPSGGTERTSSESTAVDWLTPDEVSERMAEVYAIRLLDALDGNGPHVRSHDGKQLITAG; encoded by the coding sequence ATGCTCCTGTACATGAGTGAATCACAGGGAGCCACGTCCGTACCGTTGCACTCGGTGTCCGTAGCCGGGGTCGTCGTACGCGAGGACGGGCGACTCCTGGCGATTCGCCGCGCCGACAACGGCACCTGGGAACTCCCCGGCGGAGTGCTGGAACTCGACGAGACCCCCGAGGCCGGCGTGGTCCGCGAGGTCCTGGAGGAGACGGGCATCCACGTCGAGGTGGACGAGCTGACCGGCGTCTACAAGAACACGACGCGAGGCATCGTGGCCCTGGTCTTCCGCTGCAAGCCCTCCGGCGGCACCGAGCGCACATCGAGCGAGTCGACAGCCGTCGACTGGCTCACCCCGGACGAGGTCAGCGAGCGCATGGCCGAGGTCTACGCCATCAGGCTCCTGGACGCCTTGGACGGCAACGGCCCCCACGTACGGAGCCACGATGGAAAGCAGCTCATCACAGCGGGATAA